Proteins from one Cicer arietinum cultivar CDC Frontier isolate Library 1 chromosome 3, Cicar.CDCFrontier_v2.0, whole genome shotgun sequence genomic window:
- the LOC101506076 gene encoding nuclear transcription factor Y subunit A-10-like produces MAMQSVYLKENEGIAHNFVGQLSSANSGAAPWWSSFGSQSLYGESGGCGQIKSFSLEPPISVNQFGATKQLGRGAEHLLGKEHTNHFTIFPDDFKMSADAQKPHTTISLQSSFPDTATRYELGFTQPMICTKYPYADQFYGLISTYGPQIPGRVMLPLNMTSDDGPIYVNAKQYHGIIRRRQSRAKAVLGHKLIKRRKPYMHESRHLHAMRRPRGCGGRFLNTKKSANGDGKSGSKVHKFGGQQLQCSGSQSSEVLESDVGTLNSSKETNGSSPNISGSEVTSLYSRGNFDGFAVNHLGSSVHSLADMIDGGRGVIMPTKWVTAAGNCCNLKA; encoded by the exons ATGGCTATGCAAAGTGTTTATCTGAAAGAGAATGAAGGAATTGCACACAATTTTGTGGGGCAATTATCATCTGCTAATTCAGGAGCAGCACCTTGGTGGAGTAGTTTTGGATCTCAATCCCTTTATGGAGAGTCTGGTGGTTGTGGACAAATCAAATCCTTTTCATTGGAGCCACCTATCTCTGTTAACCAATTTGGTGCAACTAAGCAATTGGGTAGAGGAGCTGAACATTTGTTGGGGAAAGAGCATACCAATCACTTTACCATCTTTCCAG ATGATTTTAAAATGTCAGCTGATGCACAAAAGCCTCATACAACCATATCACTGCAGTCATCATTCCCTGATACTGCGACTCGTTACGAGCTAGGATTTACTCAGCCTATG ATCTGTACAAAATATCCTTATGCAGATCAATTTTATGGACTCATCTCAACTTATGGACCTCAAATTCCG GGGCGTGTAATGCTGCCACTTAACATGACATCTGATGATGGACCGATTTATGTAAATGCTAAGCAGTACCATGGAATCATTAGGCGTCGGCAGTCACGCGCCAAAGCGGTGCTTGGTCACAAATTGATTAAACGTCGTAAG CCCTACATGCATGAGTCACGCCATCTCCATGCAATGCGGCGACCAAGAGGATGCGGCGGTCGTTTCTTGAACACAAAGAAATCTGCAAATGGAGATGGTAAAAGTGGAAGTAAAGTGCATAAATTTGGTGGTCAACAATTGCAGTGCAGTGGTTCTCAGAGTTCTGAAGTCCTTGAATCTGATGTTGGAACTTTAAACTCTTCAAAAGAAACTAATGGTAGCAGTCCGAATATTTCCGGGTCAGAGGTGACAAGCTTGTATTCAAGGGGAAATTTTGATGGCTTTGCGGTCAATCACCTTGGATCTTCCGTCCACTCTCTGGCAGACATGATTGATGGTGGGCGTGGCGTTATCATGCCCACCAAATGGGTTACAGCAGCTGGCAACTGCTGTAACCTTAAAGCTTGA